Proteins encoded by one window of Nicotiana tabacum cultivar K326 chromosome 10, ASM71507v2, whole genome shotgun sequence:
- the LOC107799932 gene encoding uncharacterized protein LOC107799932 isoform X1 translates to MDMDISRWILEFILWQPLEDTIFNALIGVLPLPNEDSRLKKALILRKIQSEISNGSVSEKILEFFEVMEELYTQEGIESSEAMKAAYCAVAVDCTVRFLNNKSEKVNYFEAVKRIWKQRINKLEKVENVGVVSEELWKWRDEIEAALWEDRRCQNVIMRSKSISAVVAVKVFVKEAKERIGPPFLEVVAETLRRDDAVKAYLGLENKEERGERIESLSIAGQDLTCCNHDKEANKRNALRKRKHVAFKRTRGTTPAGVCKGVKIADSAEPGVEASRVEEDLLHTPKIDIAQEALKLSSLELRAGVKDPLPEALELAEALMSLGRDSSAQQPAENENGRAPHLVVDSNGVVQANGGNEDDQLIGLQNAAPKPSIMARNSTAHTFEWNDSIDNLSEGSPSSGRRFMLPTPRRTKVFPLKKYEFKKVTKRRKSKRWSTIEEETLRSGVQKYGVGNWRLIFDTYHEIFEDRTPGDLKDKWRNLTS, encoded by the exons ATGGATATGGACATATCACGTTGGATTTTGGAGTTTATTCTTTGGCAACCTCTCGAAGACACCATCTTTAACGCTCTAATTGGCGTTCTTCCTCTTCCTAACGAAGATTCTCGGCTCAAGAAGGCCCTAATCCTCCGAAAAATACAGTCCGAGATTTCGAATGGGTCCGTTTCTGAGAAAATCCTCGAATTTTTCGAGGTAATGGAAGAACTGTATACTcaagaaggaattgaatcttcaGAAGCAATGAAAGCCGCTTATTGTGCGGTGGCAGTGGATTGTACAGTGAGGTTTTTGAATAATAAAAGTGAAAAAGTGAATTACTTTGAAGCAGTAAAGAGGATATGGAAACAGAGGATCAATAAATTGGAGAAAGTGGAGAATGTGGGCGTGGTAtcggaagaattatggaagtggAGGGATGAGATTGAAGCTGCGTTATGGGAAGACAGGCGTTGCCAAAATGTGATAATGCGGAGTAAAAGCATTTCAGCTGTTGTGGCAGTgaaggtttttgttaaagaagCTAAGGAGAGAATTGGGCCTCCTTTTCTCGAGGTTGTAGCGGAGACTTTGAGGCGCGATGATGCAGTGAAGGCTTATTTAGGTTTGGAAAACAAAGAAGAGCGTGGTGAGAGGATAGAGAGTTTATCAATCGCGGGTCAGGACTTGACTTGTTGTAACCATGATAAAG AGGCAAACAAGAGAAATGCATTGCGTAAGCGCAAGCATGTTGCTTTCAAGCGCACAAGAGGAACAACACCAGCTGGAGTTTGCAAAGGTGTCAAAATTGCTGATTCTGCTGAGCCGGGAGTTGAGGCATCACGTGTAGAGGAAGATTTACTGCATACTCCGAAAATTGACATAGCACAGGAAGCACTAAAGTTGAGTTCCTTGGAGTTGCGTGCAGGGGTGAAGGACCCTCTCCCTGAGGCACTGGAACTAGCTGAGGCTCTGATGTCCTTGGGCAGGGATAGTAGTGCTCAGCAACCTGCAGAAAATGAAAACGGAAGAGCCCCTCATCTTGTGGTTGATAGTAATGGAGTGGTTCAAGCTAATGGCGGGAATGAAGATGACCAGCTCATTGGTCTTCAAAATGCTGCACCCAAGCCAAGCATAATGGCTCGAAACAGCACTGCTCATACATTTGAG TGGAACGATTCAATCGATAACTTAAGCGAAGGATCACCAAGTAGTGGGAGGAGGTTTATGTTACCTACCCCCAGGAGGACGAAGGTTTTCCCCTTGAAGAAGTATGAATTTAAAAAAGTTACAAAGAGGAGGAAATCCAAGAGATGGAGTACGATTGAAGAAGAAACTTTGAGGTCTGGTGTGCAGAA GTATGGTGTCGGAAACTGGAGGCTGATCTTTGATACTTATCATGAAATATTCGAAGATAGGACTCCG GGTGACTTGAAGGACAAATGGAGAAACTTGACATCCTAG
- the LOC107799932 gene encoding uncharacterized protein LOC107799932 isoform X2 yields MDMDISRWILEFILWQPLEDTIFNALIGVLPLPNEDSRLKKALILRKIQSEISNGSVSEKILEFFEVMEELYTQEGIESSEAMKAAYCAVAVDCTVRFLNNKSEKVNYFEAVKRIWKQRINKLEKVENVGVVSEELWKWRDEIEAALWEDRRCQNVIMRSKSISAVVAVKVFVKEAKERIGPPFLEVVAETLRRDDAVKAYLGLENKEERGERIESLSIAGQDLTCCNHDKEANKRNALRKRKHVAFKRTRGTTPAGVCKGVKIADSAEPGVEASRVEEDLLHTPKIDIAQEALKLSSLELRAGVKDPLPEALELAEALMSLGRDSSAQQPAENENGRAPHLVVDSNGVVQANGGNEDDQLIGLQNAAPKPSIMARNSTAHTFEWNDSIDNLSEGSPSSGRRFMLPTPRRTKVFPLKKYEFKKVTKRRKSKRWSTIEEETLRYGVGNWRLIFDTYHEIFEDRTPGDLKDKWRNLTS; encoded by the exons ATGGATATGGACATATCACGTTGGATTTTGGAGTTTATTCTTTGGCAACCTCTCGAAGACACCATCTTTAACGCTCTAATTGGCGTTCTTCCTCTTCCTAACGAAGATTCTCGGCTCAAGAAGGCCCTAATCCTCCGAAAAATACAGTCCGAGATTTCGAATGGGTCCGTTTCTGAGAAAATCCTCGAATTTTTCGAGGTAATGGAAGAACTGTATACTcaagaaggaattgaatcttcaGAAGCAATGAAAGCCGCTTATTGTGCGGTGGCAGTGGATTGTACAGTGAGGTTTTTGAATAATAAAAGTGAAAAAGTGAATTACTTTGAAGCAGTAAAGAGGATATGGAAACAGAGGATCAATAAATTGGAGAAAGTGGAGAATGTGGGCGTGGTAtcggaagaattatggaagtggAGGGATGAGATTGAAGCTGCGTTATGGGAAGACAGGCGTTGCCAAAATGTGATAATGCGGAGTAAAAGCATTTCAGCTGTTGTGGCAGTgaaggtttttgttaaagaagCTAAGGAGAGAATTGGGCCTCCTTTTCTCGAGGTTGTAGCGGAGACTTTGAGGCGCGATGATGCAGTGAAGGCTTATTTAGGTTTGGAAAACAAAGAAGAGCGTGGTGAGAGGATAGAGAGTTTATCAATCGCGGGTCAGGACTTGACTTGTTGTAACCATGATAAAG AGGCAAACAAGAGAAATGCATTGCGTAAGCGCAAGCATGTTGCTTTCAAGCGCACAAGAGGAACAACACCAGCTGGAGTTTGCAAAGGTGTCAAAATTGCTGATTCTGCTGAGCCGGGAGTTGAGGCATCACGTGTAGAGGAAGATTTACTGCATACTCCGAAAATTGACATAGCACAGGAAGCACTAAAGTTGAGTTCCTTGGAGTTGCGTGCAGGGGTGAAGGACCCTCTCCCTGAGGCACTGGAACTAGCTGAGGCTCTGATGTCCTTGGGCAGGGATAGTAGTGCTCAGCAACCTGCAGAAAATGAAAACGGAAGAGCCCCTCATCTTGTGGTTGATAGTAATGGAGTGGTTCAAGCTAATGGCGGGAATGAAGATGACCAGCTCATTGGTCTTCAAAATGCTGCACCCAAGCCAAGCATAATGGCTCGAAACAGCACTGCTCATACATTTGAG TGGAACGATTCAATCGATAACTTAAGCGAAGGATCACCAAGTAGTGGGAGGAGGTTTATGTTACCTACCCCCAGGAGGACGAAGGTTTTCCCCTTGAAGAAGTATGAATTTAAAAAAGTTACAAAGAGGAGGAAATCCAAGAGATGGAGTACGATTGAAGAAGAAACTTTGAG GTATGGTGTCGGAAACTGGAGGCTGATCTTTGATACTTATCATGAAATATTCGAAGATAGGACTCCG GGTGACTTGAAGGACAAATGGAGAAACTTGACATCCTAG